From Pelotomaculum isophthalicicum JI, one genomic window encodes:
- a CDS encoding transcriptional regulator, which translates to MTTTLVEYFGGVQNRLPEEAERVIKTLEEEGPMNKEELSLTAKVKRAVLDHIVMQLYALGLVDVATEGKSKMCSLTKLGYDFLKLKDAV; encoded by the coding sequence ATGACTACAACATTAGTTGAATACTTCGGCGGAGTGCAAAATCGTCTCCCGGAAGAGGCGGAAAGAGTAATTAAAACACTTGAAGAAGAAGGTCCCATGAACAAAGAAGAACTTTCACTGACCGCTAAGGTCAAAAGGGCTGTTCTGGATCACATTGTAATGCAGCTTTATGCTCTTGGACTGGTGGACGTGGCGACAGAAGGCAAGAGCAAAATGTGCAGTCTCACCAAACTCGGGTATGATTTTCTTAAACTGAAGGATGCTGTTTAA
- a CDS encoding spore germination protein, with translation MKKEQEKTRISKDLKENIKLLDAEIGIEKSFDILTRELVIGGKNVTLLFVDGLTNDQIVTIVLRNLTSLDYADMHPESIKKLFKNYLGYTEVDEVQYLEDVVNKVLAGPLAIFVEGSDKAIIMDARIYPIRSPEEPDLERVVRGSRDGFVETLVFNTALIRRRIRDPKLRMEYIQVGTRSKSDIIVCYIEDIANPDLVQSIKDKIEYIKIDGIPMGEKSVEELITPGSYWNPFPKVRYTERPDVAAMHLLEGHVLVLVDTSPSVIIAPATYFHHLQHAEEYRQNPTVGAYLRWVRFVGVAASIFLLPLWFLFANNPELLPPQLAFIGVSKPGEIALIWQFVLAEIAIDMIRLATIHTPAALATSTGIIAALLIGELATRVGLFSQEVVLYVAVAAVGTFLTPSIEMANANRLVRLGLIIMTALFRVPGFVIGVVATFVALALNKSFGVPYLWPLVPLNAKALSGVLVRTPVSMRNTRPSVLKPIDRDRQVTAAPARKPLNRSKNGEKKG, from the coding sequence ATGAAAAAAGAACAAGAAAAAACAAGAATCAGTAAGGATTTAAAAGAAAATATCAAGCTCCTGGACGCGGAAATAGGGATTGAAAAAAGTTTTGATATTCTCACCAGGGAACTGGTCATTGGCGGCAAAAATGTTACCTTGCTTTTCGTGGACGGTCTAACTAATGATCAGATTGTGACAATCGTTCTTCGTAATCTGACCAGTCTCGATTATGCGGACATGCATCCGGAAAGTATCAAAAAATTATTTAAAAACTATCTTGGTTACACTGAAGTGGATGAAGTACAATATCTTGAGGATGTTGTCAATAAAGTGCTGGCGGGTCCCCTGGCCATATTTGTAGAGGGATCGGATAAAGCTATAATTATGGATGCCAGGATCTACCCCATCCGCAGTCCTGAGGAACCGGACCTGGAAAGGGTTGTGCGGGGTTCCAGGGACGGCTTTGTTGAAACCCTGGTCTTTAATACCGCTTTAATCAGGAGGCGGATCAGGGACCCCAAATTGCGCATGGAATATATCCAGGTAGGTACCCGGTCCAAATCCGATATAATAGTTTGCTACATTGAAGATATAGCCAACCCCGATCTGGTGCAAAGCATAAAGGATAAAATAGAATATATCAAGATTGACGGTATCCCGATGGGTGAAAAATCGGTGGAGGAGTTGATTACTCCGGGTTCTTACTGGAACCCTTTCCCAAAGGTGCGCTATACTGAAAGGCCGGACGTGGCTGCCATGCACCTGCTGGAAGGGCATGTGCTGGTGCTGGTGGATACCTCCCCCAGTGTCATTATCGCCCCGGCCACATATTTTCACCACTTGCAGCATGCCGAGGAATACCGCCAGAATCCCACTGTCGGAGCTTACCTGCGCTGGGTGCGGTTCGTCGGTGTTGCGGCGTCTATATTTTTGCTGCCGCTCTGGTTTCTGTTTGCGAACAATCCGGAGCTGCTGCCGCCGCAGCTGGCTTTTATCGGAGTGAGCAAACCCGGCGAGATAGCGCTGATCTGGCAGTTCGTGCTGGCTGAGATTGCCATAGATATGATCAGGCTGGCTACCATTCATACGCCGGCGGCTCTGGCGACATCCACAGGCATCATCGCGGCGCTGTTGATCGGAGAGCTGGCCACCAGAGTGGGGCTTTTCTCCCAGGAAGTGGTTTTATACGTGGCCGTAGCGGCAGTCGGCACTTTTTTGACGCCCAGCATTGAAATGGCCAACGCCAACCGGCTGGTGCGGCTGGGATTGATCATCATGACCGCGCTGTTCCGGGTGCCGGGCTTTGTAATTGGAGTCGTCGCCACTTTTGTGGCTTTAGCGCTGAATAAATCATTCGGAGTGCCTTACCTTTGGCCGCTGGTGCCTTTAAACGCAAAAGCGCTAAGCGGGGTCCTGGTGCGGACGCCGGTTTCCATGCGCAATACCAGGCCGAGCGTTTTGAAGCCCATCGACCGTGACCGTCAGGTCACCGCCGCTCCAGCCCGTAAGCCTCTTAACCGGAGTAAAAACGGGGAAAAAAAAGGTTAG